The following coding sequences lie in one Conexibacter woesei Iso977N genomic window:
- a CDS encoding fatty acid desaturase family protein — protein MTAMQKKPNDPIAHLSAEDIENLGRELDAIRAQVVASRGERDAEYIRSIIRTQRGLELASRAVLLVSLFPPAWLAGTAGLSVSKILENMEIGHNVMHGQWDWMRDPKIHSTTWEWDNASPAELWKHSHNELHHTYTNVLGRDNDLGYGIMRVDEDQPWHLFYIAQPLWNFINACFFEYGIAAYDLEVGKALKGRKDPGELAGQARKVLRKIRRQATRDYVVHPLLSGPSALTTLGANVTANLVRNVWTHSVIMCGHFPEGVETFEKTSIDGETRGEWYLRQMLGSANITGSPFMHLMTGNLSFQIEHHLFPDLPSNRYQEIAPKVEELFERYGLTYTSGPLPKQVASAWKKVFRLALPNQATRKAAETVIAPLTRLRPAAAAEPEPEPVAA, from the coding sequence ATGACCGCCATGCAGAAGAAGCCCAACGACCCCATCGCGCACCTGAGCGCGGAGGACATCGAGAACCTCGGGCGCGAGCTCGACGCGATCCGCGCGCAGGTCGTCGCCAGCCGCGGCGAACGCGACGCCGAGTACATCCGCTCGATCATCCGGACCCAGCGCGGGCTCGAGCTCGCCAGCCGCGCCGTGCTGCTCGTCTCGCTGTTCCCGCCCGCGTGGCTGGCCGGGACCGCCGGCCTCTCCGTCTCCAAGATCCTGGAGAACATGGAGATCGGCCACAACGTCATGCACGGCCAGTGGGACTGGATGCGCGACCCCAAGATCCACTCCACCACCTGGGAGTGGGACAACGCCTCCCCCGCCGAGCTCTGGAAGCACTCCCACAACGAGCTCCACCACACCTACACCAACGTGCTCGGCCGCGACAACGACCTCGGCTACGGGATCATGCGCGTCGACGAAGATCAGCCGTGGCATCTGTTCTACATCGCTCAGCCATTGTGGAACTTCATCAACGCGTGCTTCTTCGAATACGGCATCGCCGCCTACGACCTCGAGGTCGGCAAGGCCCTCAAGGGGCGCAAGGACCCCGGCGAGCTGGCCGGCCAGGCCAGGAAGGTGCTGCGCAAGATCCGCCGCCAGGCGACCCGCGACTACGTCGTGCATCCGCTGCTCTCCGGACCCTCAGCCCTCACCACGCTCGGCGCGAACGTCACGGCCAACCTCGTGCGCAACGTCTGGACGCACTCCGTGATCATGTGCGGTCACTTCCCGGAAGGGGTCGAGACCTTCGAGAAGACCTCGATCGACGGCGAGACGCGCGGCGAGTGGTACCTGCGCCAGATGCTCGGCTCGGCCAACATCACCGGCAGCCCGTTCATGCACCTCATGACCGGCAACCTCTCCTTCCAGATCGAGCACCACCTCTTCCCCGACCTCCCCAGCAACCGCTACCAGGAGATCGCGCCCAAGGTCGAGGAGCTCTTCGAGCGCTACGGCCTGACCTACACCAGCGGCCCGCTGCCCAAGCAGGTCGCCTCGGCGTGGAAGAAGGTCTTCCGCCTCGCGCTGCCCAACCAGGCGACGCGCAAGGCCGCCGAGACCGTCATCGCGCCGCTCACGCGCCTCCGCCCCGCCGCCGCTGCCGAGCCGGAGCCGGAGCCCGTCGCCGCCTGA
- a CDS encoding glycosyltransferase family 4 protein yields the protein MLAPPWITVPPSGYGGVETVVSALTEALVALGHEVTLFCAPGSTSSARVETLLGATHPDEIERALYESDHVARAFAAIEPLDRLGDFDVVHDHCGFTALALADRLDVPFVHTLHGPFDAGTAAFYAGHGHKAALVAISAAQLRSAPVGVVADAIIRNPVDVAAWPLRETKDDYLLWVGRINAEKGPHRAIAAARAAGVPLVLAGIVQPGQEAFFAAEIAPHLDGEHVRFVGETGGAAKRALFAGARGLLMPIRWSEPFGMVMIEALACGTPVIAFDEGAAPEVVVHGVTGFLVADEAAMAAAVLSLPALSPRACRAWVVEHCDAAVVAAQYAELYASVAARPVAADG from the coding sequence ATGCTCGCACCGCCGTGGATCACCGTTCCCCCGTCGGGCTACGGCGGGGTCGAGACGGTGGTCAGCGCGCTCACCGAGGCGCTCGTCGCGCTGGGTCACGAGGTGACGCTCTTCTGCGCGCCCGGCTCGACCTCGTCGGCCCGTGTCGAGACGCTGCTCGGCGCCACCCACCCGGACGAGATCGAGCGCGCGCTCTACGAGTCCGACCACGTCGCCCGCGCGTTCGCGGCGATCGAGCCGCTCGACCGGCTCGGGGACTTCGACGTCGTCCACGACCACTGCGGCTTCACCGCGCTCGCGCTGGCCGACCGCCTCGACGTGCCGTTCGTCCACACGCTGCACGGCCCGTTCGACGCCGGGACCGCTGCGTTCTACGCCGGCCATGGCCACAAGGCCGCGCTGGTGGCGATCAGCGCCGCGCAGCTGCGGTCGGCACCGGTCGGCGTCGTGGCCGACGCGATCATCCGCAACCCGGTCGACGTCGCGGCCTGGCCCCTGCGCGAGACCAAGGACGATTACTTGCTCTGGGTCGGGCGCATCAACGCCGAGAAGGGCCCGCACCGCGCGATCGCCGCCGCCCGCGCGGCCGGCGTCCCGCTCGTGCTCGCCGGGATCGTCCAGCCCGGTCAGGAGGCGTTCTTCGCCGCCGAGATCGCGCCGCATCTCGACGGCGAGCACGTGCGTTTCGTGGGCGAGACCGGCGGCGCCGCCAAGCGCGCGCTGTTCGCGGGGGCCCGCGGCCTGCTGATGCCGATCCGCTGGTCGGAGCCGTTCGGCATGGTGATGATCGAGGCGCTCGCCTGCGGGACGCCCGTGATCGCGTTCGACGAGGGCGCCGCGCCCGAGGTCGTCGTGCACGGCGTCACCGGGTTCCTGGTCGCCGACGAGGCCGCGATGGCCGCCGCGGTCCTGTCGCTCCCGGCGCTGTCGCCCCGCGCCTGCCGCGCGTGGGTGGTCGAGCACTGCGACGCAGCGGTCGTCGCAGCGCAGTACGCCGAGTTGTACGCCTCGGTCGCGGCCCGGCCGGTCGCCGCCGATGGCTGA
- a CDS encoding glycogen debranching N-terminal domain-containing protein, with translation MAERTISVLEGSTFVVGDRSGDVRRGGGREHGFFSDDTRFVSHWELKVDDAPLTLLGLDQRSHFLAQFFLTPDVGPDEQAPYSIMRRRLLDQVWTEQLTIVSHRHEPSEIAVRLVVDTDFADLFEVKDGTAADRDITWHHDDAAGSLTLSYAGAAGFERAVTIRSDPPARHTGGGLAYSLMLAPGESWTATFTLTPRSAQPGAAFVQRSPARGSIEAQYATKTMELEAWLAQAPALETEDAALARTYKASLTDLAALRLHPNLGEPATLPAAGLPWFMALFGRDSILTSFQALPYLPELAATTLRVLAARQATTRDDFHEQEPGKILHELRFGELTASGRRPHSPYYGSADATPLFLVLLDEYHRWTGDAALVRELEPHARAALFWIEDSGDADGDGYVEYARRNAATGLLNQCWKDSWDSMQFADGTLAQGPIATCEIQGYVYDARRRCARLAREVWNDPALAVRLDQQADELRARVRADFWMPERGCHALALDGSKRQVDGLTSNIGHLLWSGLLNDDEASATAAALLGDELFSGWGVRTLGRREGGYNPLGYHTGTVWPHENSLIVAGLARYGLHDAAARIGGAVLSAAPHFEHRLPEVFAGYPAETTGVPVAFPTASRPQAWAAGAPLLLLTTLLGLEPGQPQAAATLPATGDPGTALAATLRRREPVAAA, from the coding sequence ATGGCTGAGCGCACGATCAGCGTCCTCGAGGGCAGCACGTTCGTCGTCGGCGACCGCAGCGGCGACGTTCGCCGCGGCGGCGGCCGCGAGCACGGGTTCTTCTCCGACGACACGCGCTTCGTCTCGCACTGGGAGCTCAAGGTCGACGACGCGCCGCTGACCCTCCTCGGCCTCGACCAGCGGTCGCACTTCCTGGCCCAGTTCTTCCTGACCCCGGACGTCGGCCCCGACGAGCAGGCCCCGTACTCGATCATGCGCCGGCGGCTGCTCGACCAGGTCTGGACCGAGCAGCTGACGATCGTCAGCCACCGCCACGAGCCCAGCGAGATCGCCGTCCGGCTGGTCGTCGACACCGACTTCGCCGACCTCTTCGAGGTCAAGGACGGCACCGCCGCCGACCGCGACATCACGTGGCACCACGACGACGCGGCGGGGTCGCTGACGCTCAGCTACGCCGGCGCCGCCGGGTTCGAGCGCGCGGTCACGATCCGCTCCGACCCACCCGCGCGCCACACCGGCGGCGGGTTGGCCTACAGCTTGATGCTCGCGCCCGGCGAGAGCTGGACCGCGACGTTCACGCTCACGCCCCGCTCGGCCCAGCCGGGCGCCGCGTTCGTCCAGCGCAGCCCCGCGCGCGGGAGCATCGAGGCGCAGTACGCGACCAAGACCATGGAGTTGGAAGCGTGGCTGGCGCAGGCCCCGGCGCTGGAGACCGAGGACGCCGCGCTCGCGCGCACCTACAAGGCGAGCCTGACCGACCTCGCCGCGCTGCGCCTGCACCCCAACCTCGGCGAGCCCGCGACGCTGCCGGCCGCCGGGCTGCCGTGGTTCATGGCGCTCTTCGGCCGCGACAGCATCCTCACGAGCTTCCAGGCGCTGCCCTACCTGCCCGAGCTGGCGGCCACGACCCTGCGCGTGCTCGCCGCGCGCCAGGCGACCACGCGCGACGACTTCCACGAGCAGGAGCCCGGCAAGATCCTGCACGAGCTGCGCTTCGGCGAGCTGACCGCGAGCGGCCGCCGGCCGCACTCGCCGTACTACGGCAGCGCCGACGCGACCCCGTTGTTCCTGGTGTTGCTCGACGAGTACCACCGCTGGACCGGTGACGCCGCGCTCGTCCGGGAGCTCGAGCCGCACGCGCGCGCCGCGCTGTTCTGGATCGAGGACAGCGGCGACGCCGACGGCGACGGCTACGTGGAGTACGCGCGGCGCAACGCCGCGACCGGGCTGCTGAACCAGTGCTGGAAGGACAGCTGGGACTCGATGCAGTTCGCCGACGGGACGCTCGCGCAGGGTCCGATCGCGACCTGCGAGATCCAGGGCTACGTCTACGACGCGCGCCGCCGCTGCGCGCGGCTGGCCCGCGAGGTCTGGAACGACCCGGCGCTGGCCGTGCGCCTCGACCAGCAGGCCGACGAGCTTCGCGCGCGCGTGCGCGCGGACTTCTGGATGCCCGAGCGCGGCTGCCACGCCTTGGCGCTCGACGGGAGCAAGCGCCAGGTCGACGGGTTGACGTCCAACATCGGGCATCTTCTGTGGTCCGGTTTGTTGAACGATGACGAGGCGTCAGCGACAGCCGCCGCGCTGCTGGGCGACGAGCTGTTCTCCGGCTGGGGCGTCCGGACGCTCGGCCGCCGCGAGGGCGGCTACAACCCGCTCGGGTACCACACCGGGACCGTGTGGCCGCACGAGAACTCGCTGATCGTCGCGGGCCTGGCGCGCTACGGCCTGCACGACGCCGCGGCCCGGATCGGCGGCGCGGTCCTGAGCGCCGCGCCGCACTTCGAGCATCGCCTGCCGGAGGTCTTCGCCGGCTACCCGGCCGAGACGACCGGCGTGCCGGTCGCGTTCCCGACGGCCTCGCGCCCGCAGGCCTGGGCCGCGGGCGCGCCGCTGCTGTTGCTCACGACGCTGCTGGGCCTCGAGCCCGGGCAGCCGCAGGCGGCGGCGACGCTGCCCGCCACCGGCGACCCCGGGACCGCCCTCGCCGCGACGCTGCGCCGGCGCGAGCCGGTCGCGGCGGCGTGA
- a CDS encoding FAD-dependent oxidoreductase has translation MDASSRPDHVVIAGGGVAAVECALALHDLAGDRVRLTIIAPEPEFALRPLRTAEPFSRGQVRRHRLDDLAARVGAELITGSLVRVDAEQHTLLCTGEERPLAYDALVLAVGAEHRTAFRKALTFTGDRSTLNFNGLLADIDQGYSHTVSFVVPPGTTWPLPLYELALMTAQEAWTMGIEDINMQLVSPEPEPLALFGAEASAAVAALLEKAGIAFRGNCSTQQGDDGSPEVLPEGTPLDSQRVVALPTIEGLTIVGVPTGERGFIPVDEHGRVTTLPDVYAAGDATTYPIKQGGLACQQADAVAEVLAAAAGADVHPTPFHPVLRGRLLTGHGAAYLEHALHGGAGDTPPREMHLWSVAHKIDGRYLSPWLAELETDQGSTSMADDHAGDLTIDVALPVTATETVPAG, from the coding sequence ATGGATGCTTCTTCTCGCCCCGATCATGTCGTCATCGCCGGAGGCGGCGTCGCCGCCGTCGAGTGCGCGCTCGCGTTGCACGACCTCGCGGGCGACCGCGTGCGCCTGACGATCATCGCCCCCGAGCCCGAGTTCGCGCTGCGCCCGCTGCGCACCGCCGAGCCGTTCTCGCGCGGCCAGGTGCGACGCCATCGCCTCGACGACCTCGCCGCCCGCGTCGGCGCCGAGCTCATCACCGGTTCCCTCGTCCGCGTCGATGCCGAGCAGCACACCCTCCTGTGCACCGGAGAAGAACGACCGCTGGCCTACGACGCGCTCGTCCTCGCCGTCGGCGCCGAGCACCGTACGGCGTTCCGCAAGGCCCTCACGTTCACCGGCGACCGCTCGACGCTGAACTTCAACGGCCTGCTCGCCGACATCGACCAGGGCTACTCGCACACCGTCAGCTTCGTCGTGCCCCCGGGGACCACCTGGCCGCTGCCGCTCTACGAGCTGGCGCTGATGACCGCCCAGGAGGCCTGGACCATGGGCATCGAGGACATCAACATGCAGCTCGTGTCCCCGGAGCCCGAGCCGCTCGCGCTCTTCGGCGCCGAGGCCAGCGCCGCCGTCGCCGCGCTGCTCGAGAAGGCCGGGATCGCGTTCCGTGGCAACTGCTCCACGCAGCAAGGCGACGACGGGTCTCCCGAAGTCCTGCCCGAGGGCACGCCCTTGGACAGCCAGCGCGTCGTGGCCCTGCCGACCATCGAAGGCCTCACGATCGTCGGCGTGCCGACCGGTGAGCGCGGGTTCATCCCCGTCGACGAGCACGGCCGCGTCACCACCCTTCCCGACGTCTACGCAGCGGGCGACGCGACGACGTATCCGATCAAGCAGGGCGGCCTGGCCTGCCAGCAGGCCGACGCGGTCGCCGAGGTCCTCGCGGCCGCCGCCGGCGCCGACGTCCACCCCACCCCGTTCCACCCGGTCCTGCGCGGCCGCCTCCTCACCGGGCACGGCGCCGCCTACCTCGAGCACGCGCTTCACGGTGGCGCCGGAGACACGCCGCCGCGCGAGATGCACCTGTGGTCGGTGGCCCACAAGATCGACGGCCGCTACCTCTCACCCTGGCTCGCGGAGCTGGAGACCGATCAGGGGTCCACATCGATGGCAGATGATCACGCCGGAGACCTCACCATCGACGTCGCGCTGCCGGTGACCGCGACCGAAACGGTCCCGGCGGGCTGA
- a CDS encoding universal stress protein: MSIMYKKVVIGDDGLDGGHDAIALALVLTPEAEFVLAATYPYDSTFSRFVQLGYGDALRDGVTEALHQTRDACGLGDSRTVAIPDTSPARGLHRCAEQEHADLLVVGSAHHGPAGRILLGDVARAVLHGAPCPVAIAPRDFSGGALETIGVAFDGGPEAYAALATATGLAGSCGARLVVRQVIDYDRLPTLAGYAQADVAGVAAEIRAETETALAIAVAGLGVEVDARAVSGVLAVELDALTAQVDLMVCGSRGWGAAHRLTLGSTSDRLIHHAPCPVLVVPHTAVASESERRDRAVPATS; the protein is encoded by the coding sequence ATGAGCATCATGTACAAGAAGGTCGTCATCGGAGACGACGGGCTCGACGGCGGACACGATGCCATCGCCCTCGCGCTCGTCCTCACCCCCGAAGCCGAGTTCGTGCTCGCCGCCACCTACCCCTATGACTCGACGTTCAGCCGGTTCGTGCAGCTGGGCTACGGCGACGCGCTGCGCGACGGGGTGACCGAGGCCCTGCACCAGACGCGCGACGCATGCGGGCTCGGCGACTCCCGCACCGTCGCGATCCCCGACACCTCGCCCGCGCGCGGCCTGCACCGCTGCGCCGAGCAGGAGCACGCCGACCTGCTCGTCGTCGGCTCGGCCCACCATGGGCCGGCCGGGCGGATCCTGCTCGGCGACGTCGCCCGGGCCGTCCTGCATGGCGCGCCGTGCCCCGTCGCGATCGCGCCGCGAGACTTCTCCGGAGGCGCGTTGGAGACGATCGGCGTCGCCTTCGACGGCGGCCCCGAGGCGTACGCCGCGCTGGCCACCGCCACCGGGCTCGCGGGCTCCTGCGGCGCGCGGCTGGTCGTTCGCCAGGTCATCGACTACGACCGCCTGCCGACGCTCGCCGGCTACGCCCAGGCCGACGTCGCCGGGGTCGCCGCCGAGATCCGGGCCGAGACCGAGACGGCCCTGGCCATCGCCGTCGCAGGGCTGGGCGTCGAGGTCGACGCCCGTGCCGTCAGCGGCGTGCTGGCCGTCGAGCTCGACGCCCTGACCGCCCAGGTCGACCTGATGGTCTGCGGCTCGCGGGGCTGGGGCGCCGCGCACCGCCTCACGCTGGGCAGCACCTCCGACCGTCTCATCCACCATGCCCCGTGCCCGGTGCTCGTCGTCCCGCACACCGCCGTGGCCAGCGAGTCCGAGCGGCGCGATCGCGCCGTTCCCGCGACCTCCTGA